The following proteins are encoded in a genomic region of Amphiura filiformis chromosome 18, Afil_fr2py, whole genome shotgun sequence:
- the LOC140139376 gene encoding transient receptor potential cation channel subfamily V member 6-like encodes MTSVLRALYRKFQSIWPWNKTLVEADADTVWKRSNDTARRNIAYKLVNIRGNGELQRIYRNDGADALREHIRWALPKYLYHDGRKVGVITRMEFARYRHRLSKKGQSKTCRVCDQDSDWVNVTVCDECGQPFHVNCLNPILSKVPDDLWFCSVCKEDPENLEHTDSLLEEKLNHDETVVDLKDHPACWNLKMRGVVGETPLHICYLSSTDDDKAIAKIMLEEFPYLVHDIYEGTTFFGENVLHFAIVKRDMESAKLLLQHGVSLVARGRGTFFQPSDIQNGSCTKGKTNFKGNACYGEYPLAFAASLGLIKMYDYFIKQSKKKPHLGEVNPNAQDSFGNTVLHWCVIHKQKKMYKHALRHPVLAANQYITNDAGLTPLALACRLGHCDMFTAIVDYSSKPLWTHGVTCLACPLDILDSIDTEGVKNESSALRIIVKGSKEGHFKMLESSVVARLLDEKWRRYIKKRFMIKFAWILFTSRCCLLLHNSDQSIQTIY; translated from the exons ATGACATCGGTACTGCGCGCACTTTATCGGAAATTCCAGAGCATCTGGCCGTGGAATAAAACACTAGTTGAAGCAGACGCTGACACAGTATGGAAGCGCAGTAACGATACCGCACGTAGGAATATAGCATACAAACTGGTTAACATAAGAGGCAACGGGGAACTACAACGCATATACAG AAATGATGGTGCTGATGCATTGCGTGAGCATATCAGATGGGCATTACCAAAATACCTATACCATGATGGTAGAAAGGTTGGGGTTATTACCAGAATGGAATTCGCAAGATATAGACATCGACTCTCAAAGAAAGGCCAGTCAAAG ACTTGTCGAGTTTGTGACCAAGACAGCGACTGGGTCAACGTAACAGTTTGCGATGAATGCGGACAACCATTTCATGTAAACTGCCTCAATCCTATACTATCTAAGGTACCTGATGATTTATGGTTCTGTAGCGTTTGCAAAGAG GATCCAGAAAACCTTGAGCATACAGATTCTCTTTTGGAAGAAAAACTTAACCATGATGAGACTGTTGTAGACCTGAAAGACCACCCGGCATGTTGGAATCTAAAGATGAGAGGTGTAGTTGGGGAAACGCCATTACATATATGCTATCTATCTAGTACCGACGATGACAAAGCTATAGCAAAGATTATGCTGGAAGAATTCCCCTATCTGGTGCATGATATCTATGAAGGAACGACTTTCTTTG GAGAGAACGTTTTACATTTTGCGATCGTAAAAAGAGACATGGAAAGTGCTAAACTATTACTTCAACATGGCGTTAGCCTTGTTGCTCGAGGTCGCGGTACTTTCTTCCAACCATCCGACATACAAAATGGTTCGTGTACGAAGGGCAAGACTAACTTCAAAGGAAATGCGTGCTATGGTGAATACCCTCTAGCCTTCGCCGCAAGCTTGGGTTTGATTAAGATGTACGACTATTTCATCAAGCAGAGTAAAAAGAAGCCGCATCTTGGGGAGGTTAATCCTAATGCACAAGATTCATTTGGCAATACTGTTCTGCATTGGTGTGTTATACATAAGCAAAAG aaaatgtacaAACATGCATTGCGGCACCCTGTTCTTGCAGCAAATCAATATATAACTAACGACGCTGGACTGACACCATTAGCGCTGGCATGTAGGCTTGGGCATTGTGATATGTTTACAGCTATAGTAGACTATAGTAGCAAACCATTATGGACTCATGGAGTAACCTGCTTAGCTTGTCCTCTGGATATTCTAGATAGTATAGACACAGAAGGAGTTAAAA ATGAATCATCAGCATTGCGCATAATCGTAAAGGGCTCAAAGGAAGGACATTTCAAAATGTTGGAGAGTAGCGTTGTTGCCAGACTGCTAGATGAGAAATGGCGGCGTTATATTAAG AAACGATTTATGATCAAGTTTGCATGGATTTTGTTCACCTCGCGTTGCTGTTTACTGCTACACAACTCAGACCAGTCCATCCAGACCATCTATTAG
- the LOC140139378 gene encoding uncharacterized protein encodes MVISPILLLNMLIAMMAKTYDEVRERAREEWKRQWARIILVMEGAVPREELIYHQSKYSADVPITTWSEEVKATAWKRHKRIRGDAEIGNPVYEENDFNKDNTKQKGCIRMECFANDMTQSTENLIPGTKPLKEEVWAGRGSDLTTEVPISHGSELTTEKPKTIKALIIMKVIDKRHRKRRKKHLKSK; translated from the exons ATGGTTATCTCACCCATCCTACTACTAAATATGCTGATCGCCATGATGGCTAAAACTTATGACGAAGTACGAGAACGGGCGAGGGAGGAATGGAAGAGACAG TGGGCCAGAATAATTTTAGTAATGGAAGGAGCCGTCCCTAGAGAAGAACTTATCTACCACCAGTCAAAGTATAGCGCAGATGTTCCTATTACGACATGGTCTGAAGAAGTCAAGGCTACTGCTTGGAAGCGCCACAAGAGAATACGAGGAGATGCGGAAATCGGCAACCCGGTATATGAAGA AAATGACTTCAACAAGGACAATACCAAACAGAAAGGATGTATACGAATGGAATGTTTTGCTAACGATATGACACAAAGTACAGAGAATCTTATTCCCGGTACAAAACCACTTAAAGAAGAAGTTTGGGCTGGCCGTGGATCCGATTTAACAACGGAGGTGCCAATTAGTCATGGATCCGAACTAACAACAGAGAAGCCAAAAACTATCAAAGCATTAATCATCATGAAAGTAATCGACAAACGCCacagaaaaagaaggaaaaaacacttaaaatcaaaataa
- the LOC140139377 gene encoding uncharacterized protein: protein MASAIKPVPCEDLTRCGICKEIINQPKSLPCLHTFCLECLREWSKPNKETVTCPVSNCKKTTPMPSNGVYGLPGNVFVSSLIDTSPSRGRNVPCVCCEETSNDVMARCLECNGFLCQKGVHLHQEKLLKSHQVIKLEDIKSGKVNLKHLANKKKATCKEHEGQQLWFYCETCGVLICRDCTVVDHSKPDHTYVTLKSIVPEQRKKIEVLVKQNEVTEKKVDKALQDAHNAHQDLDSNKKISIAEIDMEIDKIEKHVRKICQQERKRLLKQQEETVALSRKEIQSSKETLQSQKVRFQAAQEVADQVLQSGSDSDVASVYKQLSNSLEELCKEEPESVPQDIAELPKFKADSRIMSVTVIGELIGVKHSPSKVSDGSWEMESEFGDKDDAGKVSDARGISTTPTGDIVVANRSSSVPVKVYNSDGKFKFNLDKQSCNAWDVAVSPDGEFYVSYYNNDVKHINVFGSDGRYLSKFAAISATGVASDAEGKALRGMAINHKSQLLVGEVCKKYISIHDLNGTHITSFNVSIPPWYITTTSQGNIIVSSNGSSGVKVLDSIGTLQHTITAPTGVSGWCPTGVSCSMNDEICISNNNTPEGIYCFSSTGVYLRYLKQDVNSPRGITLLQNDKKMAVVESSSIKIFGRK from the exons ATGGCTAGTGCTATAAAACCTGTTCCATGCGAAGATTTAACACGGTGTGGTATCTGTAAGGAGATCATCAACCAACCCAAATCTCTACCGTGTCTTCACACGTTCTGTTTGGAATGTTTACGAGAATGGAGTAAACCTAACAAAGAAACTGTGACGTGTCCTGTATCGAATTGTAAGAAGACTACACCGATGCCATCCAATGGGGTGTATGGTCTGCCTGGAAATGTCTTTGTCTCATCTCTTATTGACACAAG CCCATCTCGAGGGAGAAACGTACCGTGTGTGTGTTGCGAAGAAACTAGTAATGACGTCATGGCTCGCTGCTTAGAGTGTAATGGATTCCTCTGCCAAAAGGGCGTTCACCTTCATCAGGAGAAATTACTGAAATCCCACCAGGTTATCAAGTTAGAAGACATCAAGTCTGGAAAAGTCAACCTGAAGCACTTGGCAAATAAGAAGAAAGCAACTTGTAAGGAGCACGAAGGCCAACAACTGTGGTTTTACTGCGAGACCTGTGGAGTCCTGATATGCAGAGATTGTACAGTCGTGGATCACTCAAAGCCAGACCATACATACGTCACTTTAAAGAGCATAGTCCCAGAGCAGCGGAAGAAGATCGAAGTGTTAGTCAAGCAAAATGAAGTTACCGAGAAGAAAGTCGACAAAGCTTTACAAGATGCTCATAACGCGCATCAAGACTTGGATAGTAACAAAAAGATATCCATCGCTGAGATAGATATGGAGATAGATAAGATAGAGAAGCATGTCCGTAAGATCTGCCAGCAGGAGCGTAAACGGCTATTGAAGCAACAAGAGGAGACCGTAGCGTTATCTCGAAAGGAGATCCAATCGTCCAAAGAAACTTTGCAGAGCCAGAAAGTCAGATTTCAAGCAGCGCAAGAGGTAGCCGACCAAGTTCTTCAGAGTGGATCTGATAGTGACGTCGCATCTGTTTACAAGCAGCTCAGCAACTCACTTGAGGAATTGTGCAAGGAAGAACCGGAGAGTGTCCCACAAGATATTGCTGAACTACCTAAGTTCAAGGCTGACTCCAGGATAATGAGCGTTACCGTCATCGGGGAACTCATAGGTGTGAAACATTCACCAAGCAAAGTATCAGATGGTTCATGGGAGATGGAGAGTGAGTTTGGTGACAAAGATGATGCTGGCAAAGTATCGGATGCCAGAGGTATTTCAACAACACCTACAGGCGATATTGTTGTAGCAAATCGGTCATCATCAGTACCGGTAAAAGTCTACAATTCTGATGGGAAGTTTAAATTCAATCTTGATAAGCAATCATGTAATGCCTGGGATGTAGCTGTCAGTCCTGATGGGGAATTCTACGTATCATATTATAACAATGACGTAAAACACATCAACGTGTTTGGATCAGACGGTCGATATCTTTCCAAATTCGCAGCGATATCAGCAACAGGTGTGGCATCAGATGCAGAAGGAAAAGCCTTGAGAGGAATGGCTATCAACCACAAGAGTCAACTATTGGTAGGAGAAGTCTGTAAGAAATACATCAGCATTCATGATCTCAATGGTACACATATCACTTCATTCAATGTCAGCATCCCACCATGGTATATTACCACGACATCACAGGGTAATATCATCGTGAGTTCCAATGGGTCTTCAGGTGTAAAAGTGTTAGACTCTATCGGGACCCTCCAGCATACTATAACTGCACCTACAGGTGTGTCTGGATGGTGTCCTACGGGTGTGTCCTGCAGCATGAATGATGAGATATGTATCAGTAATAATAACACACCAGAAGGAATCTACTGCTTCTCATCTACAGGCGTCTACTTACGATATCTTAAACAGGACGTCAATAGTCCACGCGGAATAACGCTATTGCAGAACGACAAGAAGATGGCTGTAGTGGAATCTTCTAGTATAAAAATCTTTGGTCGTAAATAG